A region from the Enterobacter roggenkampii genome encodes:
- the msbA gene encoding lipid A ABC transporter ATP-binding protein/permease MsbA: MHNDKDLSTWQTFRRLWPMIAPFKAGLIVAGVALILNAASDTFMLSLLKPLLDDGFGKTDRSVLLWMPLVVIGLMILRGITSYISSYCISWVSGKVVMTMRRRLFSHMMGMPVAFFDKQSTGTLLSRITYDSEQVASSSSSALITVVREGASIIGLFVMMFYYSWQLSLILIVLAPVVSIAIRVVSKRFRNISKNMQNTMGQVTTSAEQMLKGHKEVLIFGGQDVETKRFDKVSNKMRLQGMKMVSASSISDPIIQLIASLALAFVLYAASFPSVMETLTAGTITVVFSSMIALMRPLKSLTNVNAQFQRGMAACQTLFSILDSEQEKDEGKRVIERANGDVEFRNVTFTYPGRETPALRNINLTIPAGKTVALVGRSGSGKSTIASLITRFYDIDEGEILLDGHDLREYTLQSLRNQVALVSQNVHLFNDTVANNIAYARTEEYSREQIENAARMAYAMDFINKMDNGLDTIIGENGVLLSGGQRQRIAIARALLRDSPILILDEATSALDTESERAIQSALDELQKNRTSLVIAHRLSTIEQADEIVVVEDGVIVERGSHADLLEHRGVYAQLHKMQFGE; encoded by the coding sequence ATGCATAACGACAAAGATCTCTCCACGTGGCAAACGTTCCGCCGACTCTGGCCGATGATTGCCCCTTTTAAAGCAGGCTTGATCGTGGCGGGTGTAGCGTTAATCCTCAACGCAGCCAGCGATACCTTTATGCTATCGCTTCTCAAACCGTTACTGGACGACGGTTTTGGTAAAACGGATCGCTCAGTGCTGCTATGGATGCCTCTGGTGGTTATCGGACTGATGATCTTACGCGGTATCACCAGCTATATCTCCAGCTACTGCATTTCCTGGGTATCCGGGAAAGTGGTGATGACCATGCGCCGTCGGCTGTTCAGTCACATGATGGGCATGCCGGTTGCGTTCTTTGACAAGCAGTCAACCGGGACGCTGCTGTCGCGGATCACCTACGACTCCGAGCAGGTTGCCTCTTCCTCTTCCAGCGCGCTGATTACCGTTGTGCGCGAGGGCGCGTCGATTATCGGCCTGTTCGTGATGATGTTCTACTACAGCTGGCAGCTGTCGCTCATCCTTATCGTTCTGGCACCTGTGGTTTCTATTGCTATCCGCGTCGTCTCAAAACGCTTCCGTAATATCAGCAAGAATATGCAGAATACGATGGGGCAGGTGACTACCAGCGCAGAGCAGATGCTGAAAGGGCATAAAGAAGTGCTGATTTTTGGTGGTCAGGACGTTGAAACGAAACGCTTTGATAAAGTGAGCAACAAAATGCGTCTGCAGGGGATGAAAATGGTCTCGGCCTCTTCTATCTCCGACCCGATTATTCAGCTGATCGCCTCACTGGCGCTGGCGTTCGTTCTTTATGCGGCAAGCTTCCCGAGCGTCATGGAGACGCTGACGGCGGGTACCATCACCGTGGTCTTCTCCTCAATGATCGCCCTGATGCGTCCGCTGAAATCACTGACAAACGTCAACGCCCAGTTCCAGCGTGGGATGGCGGCCTGTCAGACCCTGTTCAGCATTCTGGATTCCGAACAGGAAAAAGACGAAGGCAAACGCGTCATTGAGCGCGCGAACGGCGACGTTGAGTTCCGCAATGTGACCTTTACCTATCCTGGCCGCGAAACACCGGCTCTGCGCAATATCAACCTGACCATTCCGGCGGGGAAAACCGTTGCGCTGGTAGGCCGTTCCGGCTCGGGTAAATCGACCATTGCCAGCCTGATCACCCGTTTCTACGACATTGACGAAGGTGAAATTCTGTTAGACGGTCACGATCTGCGGGAGTATACCCTGCAGTCGCTCCGTAACCAGGTGGCGCTGGTCTCCCAGAACGTGCACCTGTTCAACGATACCGTGGCAAACAATATTGCTTATGCACGCACTGAAGAGTACAGCCGCGAGCAGATTGAGAACGCCGCACGTATGGCCTACGCGATGGACTTTATCAACAAGATGGATAACGGTCTGGATACCATCATTGGCGAGAACGGTGTACTGCTCTCCGGTGGGCAGCGTCAGCGTATCGCCATTGCCCGAGCGCTGCTGCGCGACAGCCCGATACTGATCCTGGACGAAGCGACCTCTGCGCTGGATACGGAATCTGAACGCGCGATTCAGTCGGCGCTGGATGAGCTACAAAAGAACCGCACCTCGCTGGTGATTGCGCACCGTCTGTCGACTATCGAGCAGGCTGATGAAATCGTCGTGGTTGAGGATGGGGTCATTGTTGAACGCGGAAGCCATGCTGATCTGCTGGAACACCGCGGTGTTTACGCTCAGCTTCATAAGATGCAGTTCGGCGAATGA
- the lpxK gene encoding tetraacyldisaccharide 4'-kinase, with the protein MIARIWSGESPLWLLLLPLSWLYGLVSGIIRLLYRLGVKRAWRAPVPVVVVGNLTAGGNGKTPVVIWLVEQLQKRGIRPGVVSRGYGGKAAHYPLVLTAETTTAEAGDEPVLIFQRTGVPVAVSPVRSDAVQALLAEHAVQIIITDDGLQHYALARDKEIVVIDGVRRFGNGWWLPAGPMRERASRLKSVDAVILNGGEAKTGEIPMHLQPGLAINLVTGERRSVSELPSLVAMAGIGHPPRFFATLEQCGARLEKRVPLADHQALVEGQVDALTVPGQSLIMTEKDAVKCRAFAKDNWWYLPVDAELSGEQPEHLLKELIALVH; encoded by the coding sequence ATGATTGCACGCATCTGGTCCGGTGAATCCCCGCTGTGGCTGCTGCTTTTGCCGCTCTCCTGGCTCTACGGCCTGGTGAGCGGCATTATCCGTCTGCTTTATCGTCTTGGGGTGAAGCGGGCCTGGCGCGCGCCGGTGCCCGTTGTGGTTGTCGGTAATCTTACGGCGGGCGGCAACGGCAAAACGCCGGTGGTGATCTGGCTGGTGGAGCAGTTGCAAAAGCGCGGTATACGCCCGGGCGTGGTATCGCGGGGATATGGTGGTAAAGCGGCGCATTACCCGCTGGTGCTGACGGCGGAAACCACGACGGCTGAAGCGGGTGATGAACCGGTATTGATTTTCCAGCGTACTGGCGTACCGGTCGCGGTCTCCCCGGTGCGCAGCGATGCCGTTCAGGCACTGCTTGCCGAACATGCGGTACAGATCATTATCACTGACGATGGCCTGCAGCATTATGCCCTGGCGCGAGATAAAGAGATTGTGGTCATCGACGGGGTTCGCCGTTTTGGGAACGGCTGGTGGTTACCTGCCGGACCCATGCGCGAACGCGCTTCGCGTCTGAAGTCCGTTGATGCGGTGATCCTGAACGGTGGTGAGGCGAAAACGGGTGAAATCCCGATGCACCTGCAGCCGGGTCTGGCAATCAACCTGGTGACGGGTGAACGCCGGTCGGTTTCAGAGTTGCCTTCACTGGTAGCGATGGCGGGCATTGGTCATCCGCCGCGCTTCTTCGCGACGCTGGAACAGTGTGGTGCCCGGCTTGAAAAACGCGTTCCGCTGGCCGACCACCAGGCGCTGGTGGAAGGGCAGGTAGACGCCCTGACCGTACCCGGGCAGTCTCTGATCATGACCGAAAAAGATGCGGTGAAATGCCGCGCCTTTGCGAAAGATAACTGGTGGTATCTGCCGGTTGACGCCGAACTCAGCGGTGAGCAGCCGGAACATTTGCTCAAGGAACTGATTGCGTTGGTGCACTAA
- a CDS encoding winged helix-turn-helix domain-containing protein, whose amino-acid sequence MSLPQLSLSAARNLHLAAQGLLKKPRRRAQPADILSTVQRMSLLQIDTINIVARSPYLVLFSRLGSYPSQWLDEALSKGELMEYWAHEACFLPRSDFALVRHRMLAPEKMGWKYRQAWMQEHAAEIEQLIAHIQENGPVRSADFEHPRKGTSGWWEWKPHKRHLEGLFTSGKVMVIERRNFQRVYDLTHRVMPHWDDERDLLTQEAAEAIMLENSARSLGIFRTQWLADYYRLRQPALKPLLDTWQREQRVIPVTVETLGEMWLHADLLPLLPQALEGKLQATHSAVLSPFDPVVWDRKRAEQLFDFSYRLECYTPAPKRQYGYFVLPLLHKGQLVGRMDAKMHRKTGTLEIIALYLQEGVRVTASLEKGLTSAISEFARWQGADDVTLGRVPDGLFTSCRSGWETGTP is encoded by the coding sequence ATGTCTTTACCGCAACTCTCGCTCTCAGCCGCACGTAATCTCCACCTTGCCGCGCAGGGGCTGCTCAAAAAGCCCCGCCGCCGCGCGCAGCCTGCCGATATTCTCTCTACCGTACAGCGCATGTCGCTACTCCAGATCGACACCATTAATATTGTGGCACGTAGCCCTTACCTGGTGCTGTTCAGCCGCCTGGGGAGCTATCCTTCTCAGTGGCTGGATGAGGCGCTCAGCAAGGGGGAGTTGATGGAGTACTGGGCGCACGAAGCCTGCTTCCTTCCCCGCAGCGATTTTGCCCTTGTGCGTCACCGTATGCTTGCGCCGGAAAAGATGGGCTGGAAATACCGGCAGGCGTGGATGCAGGAACATGCGGCTGAAATAGAGCAGCTCATCGCGCATATTCAGGAAAACGGTCCTGTACGCTCCGCCGATTTTGAACACCCGCGCAAAGGTACAAGCGGCTGGTGGGAGTGGAAGCCGCACAAGCGTCATCTCGAAGGCCTGTTTACCTCAGGCAAAGTCATGGTGATTGAGCGGCGTAATTTTCAGCGCGTCTACGACCTCACGCATCGCGTGATGCCCCACTGGGACGACGAGCGCGACCTGCTTACCCAGGAGGCGGCCGAGGCCATTATGCTGGAGAACAGCGCCCGTAGTCTGGGGATTTTTCGCACGCAATGGCTGGCAGATTACTATCGCCTGCGCCAGCCCGCGCTGAAACCGCTGCTGGACACGTGGCAACGCGAACAGCGCGTCATTCCCGTTACCGTGGAAACGCTGGGCGAAATGTGGCTACATGCGGATCTCCTCCCGCTATTGCCTCAGGCCCTGGAGGGGAAACTGCAGGCGACCCACAGCGCGGTATTGTCGCCTTTCGACCCGGTCGTCTGGGACAGAAAACGCGCCGAGCAGCTCTTTGATTTCAGCTACCGGCTGGAATGTTATACCCCGGCCCCAAAGCGCCAGTATGGCTACTTTGTTTTACCGCTCCTGCATAAGGGGCAGCTGGTCGGGCGCATGGATGCCAAAATGCACCGCAAGACCGGCACGCTTGAAATCATTGCGCTTTATTTGCAAGAGGGCGTCAGGGTGACGGCGAGCCTGGAAAAAGGGTTAACGTCCGCCATTAGCGAATTCGCGCGCTGGCAGGGGGCCGACGACGTGACGCTGGGCCGGGTACCTGACGGATTGTTTACATCCTGTCGAAGTGGCTGGGAAA